Genomic window (Flavobacteriales bacterium):
GCAGCGATATGGACGTATACCGCGAGCGCATTGCATTGGGCCGATCCGTGTGCCCCGCGATCTTGGAAATGATCGACCACGACTTGGAGAACACGGTGTTCTCATTCATTCCAAACACTGCGGAAGTGGCCTGCTACGGCATGTTAAAGCAGATGGAGGACGAACTGGACCATGTGAAGGAACGCCGCATCCTGGAGCTGGGCCCGAAGCCCGACCCGGCGAAGTTGCGGGCCATCCTTGCATTGCGTCCGCGATTGGAGAAAGTGGCGATCAAGGACGCGAAACTGCGCACCTTCATCACCAACGAGAACTCGCGCGCGGACCTCGTGGCGCACGTCTACGACATCACCTACGGCACCGTGCGTCCCGGCGTGGATTCGCTGGTGGTGATCGACGACAGCATCGTGCGCGGCACCACGCTGAAGCAGAGCATCCTGAAAATGCTGGACCGGCTCGAGCCGAAGAAGATCGTGGTAGTGAGCAGCGCACCGCAGATCCGCTACCCCGATTGCTACGGCATCGACATGGCAAAGATGGGCGACCTCGCAGCCTTCCAAGCGGCCATTTCCCTCCTGAAAGAGACCAAGCAAGAGAACATCATCGACGACGTGTATGACCGTTGCCTCGCCATGGTGGACAAGCCGATCACGGAGCAGACCAACATCGTGAAGGACATCTATCGGCCGTTCACCGCGGAGCAGATCAGCAAGCGGATCGGTGAACTGTTGACCTCTCCGGAGATCAAGGCGGAGGTGAACATCGTGTACCAAAGCATCGAGGGCCTGCACGCCGCCTGCCCGGACCATACGGGTGATTGGTACTTCACCGGCGACTACCCCACTCCGGGCGGCAACCGTGTGGTGAACCGGGCATACATCAACTGGAGGCAGGGGAAGAACGTACGGGCATACTAAGGTTGTGAGATAAGCTGCAGGGGCGCGGAGGCGCGAATACCAGACACCCTTCCTGAACCAAGGTTTTCACCACCCTCTTTTACACGCTGCATTGCCTTGCGCTCGTTGCGAACGTTGCGTTTGAAAAAAACAGCGACCTGAAATCTCTGCGATTAAAAACACTTTAACCCCAACGCCCGGCGGTAAGTCGAGTCGGCCACGGCGTGCTGTCCCCAGTACGGTTCCATCACTTGTTTTTTTAGTCGTGCGGAGGTAGTGAGCGAGTGCGCTTTTTCGCCGAAGCCGTCGGGGCGAGTTTCATCCCAGCCGAAGATCACATGCGGAAAGGCGGTGCCGAAGTGGATGGATACCATGCGGTCCAATGATGCGAAGCGCATGCTGTAAGTGCTGGTGTCGCCTTGTGTGGTGAGCGCTGCTTCCACCTTCACGGGTTGTGCGGGCTTGTGCATCAGGCGCAGGTAGCTCAGCGTGGGCAGCATGTCCACCGTGCCCGTGGGAAGCTTCGTCGGGTCGATGCGGATCTGGTTCATGATGTCGTCCTCCAGCGCGACGTGGTCGATCGTGCCGTTCTTATCGCCATCGGCCTGGAAGTAGCTGCGCAGCTCGTAGCGATAACCGTCGGCCTGCCGGTTCAGTTGCATGAACATCTGTCCGCACCAGTCCTGCGTGCTGCAGCTCACCTTCATCGGCGGCGTGCCGTCCACGGGGCTGAAGGTGCTTGTCATCAATGAGTAGTCGTAGATGCCGGTGACGAAGCGGTCGATCCGGTTCAGCTTCAACACGCTGGTGTGCGGTGCATCGCCTTGGCCTTCATACTTGACTTGTGCGCTATCGAGAACATCCTCCGTGACGAAGACGAGCACTGCATTACCATCGCGCAACTCGCCGTAGCGCGCTTGGGTGAGCGCGTAGTGGCTCAACTCCGCCTTGCCTTGGTGCCAGTAGGTGTTGAATTCCGCAGAAGGGGCGACGCCTACGGACTTTGTTTCAGGACTGTGCGTTTCCGAAGGGCCAGCTGAACAAGTGGCCAGCAATACGGTGATGGCACCGACACCGATCGCTAATGGCCATGTGCGTTTCATGGTACAAAGTTCGGGAATGGTTTTTACCGCAACGCGCGCCACGAACGCAACGAAAATCGATGGTTAACCGCAGAGGGCGCGGAGTTCGCGGAGGAGGAGTGTCATAACGATCACGACGAGTTTGCACTCTCTGCGCTCTCCGTGGCTCCAACAACCGTGACACATCTCACTAACCCTCCCGCTCCCACCCGGTAGCTTCGCGCCGCGATCGCATGCTGCACTATTGGGACATCATCGTCGGCTCTTATACGGGCTACTGGAACTACCTCGTGGGGGAGATCACGCACCTGCGCTGGCACAACTACTTCTGGTGGTTCGTGGGGCGTTCGCGAGGAACAAGATTCACTGTTCCACAGCCCGTATATCTGACATCCAGCGCAACACACGAAGGCGCATCTCCGGAGGGGATGGTCCCATGGCGATCGGCTGGCTCACAATGCAATTCAGTTGAACATCAAGCCCATTCACTATTCGATATCCGAGAATCTGCCTTTGTGAGGTACTCCCCATTCACTGGACACGTTTCAGGCGTTTGTTAGTGTGAATTGGGGTTCAACAAGGTTTGGTGTCAGGGTACGGTTCCGGGTATCGGGCAGACCAAAGTAAAGGTGTGCCGGGGTCAGTCCATCCAGGTGCTGGTGTGGTCGTTGGTGGTTGTAATAGGCGAAGTACTCGGCCAGAAGGCTGCGCAGCTCATTCCCATCGGCGGGGCTATGGCGATAGACGCATTGCTGCTTCACGCTTCTCCAAAGTCGTTCGATGAACGCATTGTCCGTAGCCCGGCCCTTGCCATCCATGCTCACCTTGATGCCTTCCTGGATCAACGCCCCGGTAAAGAGGTCGCTGGTGTATTGGCTGCCTTGGTCGGTATTGAAGATCATTGGTGCAGGATATTGCAACAGCGCACCATGCAAAGCTTCCAGACAGAAGGAGGTGTCCAAGGTGTTGCTGATCGCCAAGAGAGCACGTAGCGGCTGTGCCAGTCCATCACGGCGGTGAGATACAGGAACCCTTTGCCCATGGCGATGTAGGTGATGTCGGTGCTCCAAACATGCCCCGGAGCTTCAATCTGCACACCTCTCAACAAGTAGGGATAGACCCTATGCCCGTTGGCGGGTTTGCTCAGGTCAGGCTTGGGCGCAACGGCCTCCAAGCCCATTAGCCGAAGGAGCCTGCGCACCCGCTTTTCGTTCACCCAATAGCCCTTTTCAAGCCTCAGAAAGTCGCGCATGCCGATCACTCCATGGAAGCAATGCTTGGTGTACTCTTCATCCATCAAACGCATCAATTCCAAGTTCAACGCTTTCTCCTTTGGGCTGATAGTAGAAGCTGCTGCGTGCAGGTCCAGCGCCTGGCAGCGCTCCATGATGCTGCCTTCCTGCACGGTGGCAATGGCATGCCGCTTTTGTGCCACGCTCATCGGACTGTTTTTTTTAGCAGGTCGTTCTCCATTTTCAACCTGCCGATCTCGGCGAACAACTTTTCGGGGTCGTGACCACCTGGCATGGCGGAGGACGCCGTCGGGGTCCCTTCAAAGACCCCAGCGGCGTTCTCCGCCAACTGCTTCTTCCATTGGCCGATCTGTGCTGGTGCGATCTCAAAGCGCATCGCCAGCTCTGCCATCGTATGGTTCTCCTTCACGGCCTCAAGCGCAACTTGAGCCTTGAACGCGGGAGTGAACTTCCTTCTGCTTTTTCGGGTCATCCTTGGACAAGTTTAGCCACCTTAGCTACCTGTCCAGTTTTTGGGGAGTACTACAGGTGGCCATCGACAGAGTTTGAAACAATACCCACTTCTGGGTAATTTGTGATGGGCGAGAACCTGGCTTGTTCGACAAACGCGACTCGTTCTGTGATCATTACGGTTGGTTCAAAAGAGATAGAGGCAAGCCGTCCGCCTGATTTCACGATTATCTTGATGTCCATGGGAAAGCACACATTTTGCCTCACACTGTAGCGCTTGTGCTTCAACCCGTGACACATCTCACCAAGCCTCCCTTTCCCACCCGGTAGCTTCGCGCCGCGCAACATGCAACACTATTGGGACATCATCGTCAACTCCTACACGGGTTACTGGAACTACCTCCTGGGGGAGATCTCACACCTCAGCTGGCACAACTACTTCTGGTGGCTGGTGGGGCTCTCGCTCTTCGCGTGGACGGCGGAGATCCTCTTTCCGTGGCGCAAGGACCAGCCGCGCATCCGGCAAGATTTCTGGCTGGACGGCTTCTACATGTTCTTCAACTATTTCCTCTTCTCGCTGATCGCCTACAACGCGGTGAGCAACGTGGCGGTGGACCTCTTCAACAGCGCGCTGGCAGGTATCGGCATCACCAATATCGTAGCCATCCAGGTCGGGTCTTGGCCTCGTTGGGCACAACTCCTCACGCTCTTCTTAGTGGCGGACTTTATCCATTGGAACGTCCACCGCATGCTGCACCGTGTGCCGTGGATGTGGAAATTCCACCAAGTGCATCACAGTGTGAAACAGATGGGCTTCGCGGCGCACCTGCGCTTCCATTGGATGGAGAACGTGTTCTACAAAAGCGCGCAGTACATCCCGCTCGCCATGATCGGTTTCGGGCTGGAGGACTTTTTCATCGTCCACATTTTTGCCACCGCCATCGGGCACCTCAACCACAGCAACCTCAACCTCAGCTATGGTCCGCTGAAGTATGTGCTGAACAACCCACGGATGCACATCTGGCATCATGTGAAGGAGCTTCCCGCAGGTAGGAAATACGGCATCAACTACGGCATCAGCCTCAGCCTATGGGACTATCTCTTCGGCACCGCCGTGATCCCTTCCAACGGTCGTGATATCGAACTCGGCTTTCCCGGTGACGAGACGTTCCCGAAAAGATTCATCAAGCAACTTGCTTTTCCACCTACGAAAAAATGAACTTCGTCAACGATTGGAAAGTCTTGTTGCCCATGGCGATCTTGTTGGGCTTGATGCCCTTCTTCCCGGAACCGCACCTGTGGGGCAAACTGCGTTGGGTGGCCGGTGGCGCGCACGGCATGCAGACGATGGACTGGCTGGACATGCTGTGGCACGGTTTTCCCATCATTCTGCTGTTGAGGCTCGGTATCTTGCGGTTGATGCGCAAGCAACCTGTCACCTGATCACTCCTTCACAGATGCGCCATTCCCACTCTTCCATCCGGGCCATCGGCGTGCTATTCTTTCTGCTCTTTGGCGTGATCGGAGTTCATGCACAGCACGTGCAAGAACCGGCATACCAAGAGAAGTTGCAGCACCTGCTCTCGGACAAAACGCCCGTGATCGATGTGCCTCAACTGGCTAAGGAGCACGCGCCCATGTTGCTGGATGCCCGCCCCGCCGAGGAGTATGACGTGAGCCACATCGCCGGTGCGCGCCGCGTAGGCTATGGAGACTTCGATCTCTCCCGTGTGAAGGACCTGCCGAAAGACACCGCCATCGTTGTGTATTGTTCCATAGGCTATCGCAGTGAAAAGGTCACCGAGAAACTACTGAAGGCCGGCTTTACCAATGTGAAGAACCTCTATGGCGGCATCTTTGAATGGGTGAACACGGGCCACACCGTCGTGGACGATTCGGGGCAACCGACCGATCGCGTCCACGGCTACAACAAGAACTGGTCGCGCTGGGTGCTTAAAGGAGTGAAAGTTTATTAGTCATGGGTCCGGAGTCCTGAGTCAGGAGTCTCATCCGGGCCAGACTCCTGACTCCCGACTCACAGACTCCCGACTTCTCCCTTACCTTATGCACATGAACAACCTCATCACGAAGCATTGGAAACACGTTTTTATCGCATGCTTGTTCTCGCCCGTGGCGGAAGCGCAGGTGGACGGTTTCAACAAAGGCGCGGGCAACGTGGATGTGGTGGCTTCGCTCAGCTATGAGAAGGGTTTGGCCTATTACCTCGCGGAAGGCACCGCTGCGATCAAGCGTTCCCGGATCGCTGCTACGCTCTTTGCCGCAGGGGGCATCACGGAGGATCTGGATCTGCAGCTCAGCATCCCGTTCATCAGCAACAGCACCGAGGCGGGCTTTCAGGATGCCTCGGTCTACCTGAAGTGGCTACCCGTGAAGACCGCACTGGGTAAGGGGAAGCTCACGCTCGGCCCTGCGTTGGGATATAGCTTTCCGCTCACGGATTACCAGACCGAAGGCGTGAACGCGATCGGGCAACACGCCA
Coding sequences:
- a CDS encoding septum formation inhibitor Maf, yielding MKRTWPLAIGVGAITVLLATCSAGPSETHSPETKSVGVAPSAEFNTYWHQGKAELSHYALTQARYGELRDGNAVLVFVTEDVLDSAQVKYEGQGDAPHTSVLKLNRIDRFVTGIYDYSLMTSTFSPVDGTPPMKVSCSTQDWCGQMFMQLNRQADGYRYELRSYFQADGDKNGTIDHVALEDDIMNQIRIDPTKLPTGTVDMLPTLSYLRLMHKPAQPVKVEAALTTQGDTSTYSMRFASLDRMVSIHFGTAFPHVIFGWDETRPDGFGEKAHSLTTSARLKKQVMEPYWGQHAVADSTYRRALGLKCF
- a CDS encoding transposase produces the protein MDTSFCLEALHGALLQYPAPMIFNTDQGSQYTSDLFTGALIQEGIKVSMDGKGRATDNAFIERLWRSVKQQCVYRHSPADGNELRSLLAEYFAYYNHQRPHQHLDGLTPAHLYFGLPDTRNRTLTPNLVEPQFTLTNA
- a CDS encoding IS3 family transposase, which codes for MSVAQKRHAIATVQEGSIMERCQALDLHAAASTISPKEKALNLELMRLMDEEYTKHCFHGVIGMRDFLRLEKGYWVNEKRVRRLLRLMGLEAVAPKPDLSKPANGHRVYPYLLRGVQIEAPGHVWSTDITYIAMGKGFLYLTAVMDWHSRYVLSWRSATPWTPPSVWKLCMVRCCNILHQ
- a CDS encoding transposase; amino-acid sequence: MTRKSRRKFTPAFKAQVALEAVKENHTMAELAMRFEIAPAQIGQWKKQLAENAAGVFEGTPTASSAMPGGHDPEKLFAEIGRLKMENDLLKKTVR
- a CDS encoding sterol desaturase family protein; its protein translation is MQHYWDIIVNSYTGYWNYLLGEISHLSWHNYFWWLVGLSLFAWTAEILFPWRKDQPRIRQDFWLDGFYMFFNYFLFSLIAYNAVSNVAVDLFNSALAGIGITNIVAIQVGSWPRWAQLLTLFLVADFIHWNVHRMLHRVPWMWKFHQVHHSVKQMGFAAHLRFHWMENVFYKSAQYIPLAMIGFGLEDFFIVHIFATAIGHLNHSNLNLSYGPLKYVLNNPRMHIWHHVKELPAGRKYGINYGISLSLWDYLFGTAVIPSNGRDIELGFPGDETFPKRFIKQLAFPPTKK
- a CDS encoding rhodanese-like domain-containing protein: MRHSHSSIRAIGVLFFLLFGVIGVHAQHVQEPAYQEKLQHLLSDKTPVIDVPQLAKEHAPMLLDARPAEEYDVSHIAGARRVGYGDFDLSRVKDLPKDTAIVVYCSIGYRSEKVTEKLLKAGFTNVKNLYGGIFEWVNTGHTVVDDSGQPTDRVHGYNKNWSRWVLKGVKVY